In one window of Prionailurus bengalensis isolate Pbe53 chromosome B3, Fcat_Pben_1.1_paternal_pri, whole genome shotgun sequence DNA:
- the LOC122467723 gene encoding olfactory receptor 10G2, with protein sequence MKPFSHHLLWIFPWSDFTIHLHRLQKDMGETKNTSLDTVVTGFILLGLPHPPSLRTLLFLVFFIIYILTQLGNLLILLTVWADPKLHTRPMYILLGVLSFLDMWLSSVIVPRLILDFTPASKAMPFGGCVAQLYFFHFLGSTQCFLYTLMAYDRYLAICQPLRYPVLMNGRLCTILVAGAWVAGSIHGSVQATLTFRLPYCGPNQVDYFICDIPAVLRLACADTTVNELVTFVDIGVVAASCFMLILLSYACIVRAILKIRTTDGRRRAFSTCGSHLTVVTVYYVPCIFTYLRAGSKSPLDGAVAVFYTVVTPLLNPLIYTLRNQEVKSALKRITAGGKATRENK encoded by the coding sequence ATGAAACCATTCTCTCACCACCTCCTGTGGATATTTCCCTGGTCTGACTTCACCATTCATCTCCACAGACTACAGAAAGACATGGGAGAGACCAAAAACACATCCCTGGACACCGTCGTGACAGGCTTCATTCTCCTGGGCTTACCTCACCCCCCCAGTCTGAGGACCCTCCTCTTCCTGGTCTTCTTCATCATTTACATCCTGACTCAACTGGGGAACCTGCTCATTCTGCTCACCGTGTGGGCTGACCCAAAGCTCCACACTCGCCCCATGTACATTCTTCTGGGCGTGCTCTCATTCCTGGACATGTGGCTCTCCTCAGTCATTGTCCCTCGGCTAATATTGGATTTTACTCCTGCCAGCAAGGCAATGCCCTTTGGTGGCTGTGTGGCTCAACTGTATTTCTTTCACTTCCTGGGCAGCACCCAGTGTTTCCTCTACACCTTGATGGCCTACGACAGGTACCTGGCAATATGCCAGCCCCTGCGCTACCCCGTGCTCATGAATGGGAGGTTATGCACCATCCTCGTGGCTGGGGCTTGGGTGGCCGGCTCCATCCATGGGTCTGTCCAGGCCACCCTGACCTTCCGTCTGCCATACTGTGGGCCCAACCAAGTGGATTACTTTATCTGTGACATCCCTGCAGTATTGAGACTGGCCTGTGCTGACACGACCGTCAATGAGCTTGTGACCTTTGTGGACATTGGGGTGGTGGCTGCCAGTTGCTTCATGTTAATTCTGCTCTCCTACGCCTGCATAGTCCGCGCCATCCTCAAGATACGCACTACTGATGGGCGGCGCCGAGCCTTCTCCACCTGCGGCTCCCACCTAACCGTGGTCACAGTCTACTATGTCCCCTGCATTTTCACCTACCTCAGGGCTGGCTCCAAGAGTCCCCTGGATGGGGCAGTGGCTGTGTTTTACACTGTTGTCACTCCATTACTGAACCCCCTCATCTATACCCTGaggaaccaggaagtgaagtccGCTCTGAAGAGAATAACAGCAGGTGGAAAGGCCACCAGAGAAAACAAGTAA